One genomic region from Spirosoma sp. KCTC 42546 encodes:
- the thrC gene encoding threonine synthase codes for MRFYSTNNPDLTVSTKEALFHSMPADKGLYMPIPLPRLGAHFFETIAGQSLADIGFEISKALFSEEISKSDLEELTHRAFPFDTPVVNLEAGRTSVLELFHGPSLAFKDVGARYMAALMSYYSKKSDQEINILVATSGDTGGAVAMGFHNVPGVRVSILYPSGRVSDLQEKQLTTLGGNVQAFEVDGSFDDCQAIVKQAFTDSELTTHLSLSSANSINIFRLIPQGFYYVRAYGQVRHIGKPVVFSTPSGNFGNLSAGAMVQQMGLPVAHFVAATNLNHVVPSYLKTGIYSPAASVATISNAMDVGSPSNFVRLAHLYRDDYETFNANVSGYFFDDTETRAGMLKIYEQFGYVACPHTAIGILGLQSYLADSNKDVVGVALATAHPSKFKPLVEEVLNQSIDVPERLAVMANLTKQSIHIPAQYEVFKELLLQTVS; via the coding sequence ATGCGTTTTTACAGCACGAATAATCCAGACTTAACTGTTTCAACTAAGGAAGCTCTTTTCCATAGTATGCCCGCTGATAAGGGTTTATATATGCCTATCCCCTTACCTCGGTTGGGCGCTCACTTTTTTGAGACTATCGCTGGCCAATCGTTAGCAGACATTGGTTTTGAAATCAGTAAGGCATTATTTAGTGAAGAAATTAGTAAGTCTGATCTGGAAGAGCTTACACATCGTGCCTTTCCATTCGATACGCCTGTAGTTAATCTTGAAGCGGGAAGAACATCTGTTCTGGAATTATTTCATGGGCCATCTCTTGCGTTTAAAGATGTTGGAGCCCGTTACATGGCTGCTCTGATGTCCTATTATTCGAAGAAAAGTGATCAGGAGATTAATATCCTAGTTGCTACATCGGGTGATACAGGTGGAGCTGTAGCAATGGGATTTCATAATGTCCCTGGTGTTCGAGTTTCGATTTTGTATCCTAGCGGGCGAGTAAGTGATTTGCAGGAAAAACAGCTAACCACTCTTGGCGGAAATGTACAGGCTTTTGAAGTTGATGGTTCTTTCGATGATTGCCAAGCAATTGTCAAACAGGCCTTTACGGATTCTGAACTGACTACCCATCTTTCTCTTTCTTCTGCTAATTCGATCAACATTTTCCGATTGATTCCACAGGGATTTTATTACGTCCGAGCTTATGGCCAAGTTCGTCATATCGGTAAACCCGTCGTTTTTTCTACGCCCAGCGGCAATTTCGGTAACCTAAGCGCGGGTGCTATGGTTCAGCAGATGGGTTTACCTGTTGCTCATTTTGTCGCTGCTACCAATCTTAATCACGTTGTTCCATCTTATCTGAAGACAGGTATTTATTCGCCAGCAGCTTCTGTCGCCACTATATCAAATGCCATGGATGTTGGTAGCCCAAGCAATTTTGTCCGATTAGCTCATTTGTATCGAGATGATTATGAAACGTTTAACGCAAATGTTTCTGGTTACTTCTTTGATGATACTGAAACAAGAGCTGGTATGCTAAAAATTTATGAGCAATTTGGTTACGTTGCTTGTCCTCACACGGCCATTGGTATACTGGGTCTACAATCGTATTTGGCTGATTCGAATAAAGACGTTGTTGGTGTGGCATTAGCGACTGCTCATCCTTCAAAGTTTAAACCGTTAGTTGAAGAAGTACTTAACCAGTCTATAGATGTTCCCGAGCGGTTAGCTGTAATGGCTAACCTAACTAAGCAAAGCATTCATATTCCAGCTCAATACGAAGTGTTTAAAGAATTATTGTTACAAA